In Odocoileus virginianus isolate 20LAN1187 ecotype Illinois unplaced genomic scaffold, Ovbor_1.2 Unplaced_Contig_11, whole genome shotgun sequence, one DNA window encodes the following:
- the LOC110143545 gene encoding killer cell lectin-like receptor subfamily B member 1B allele A isoform X2, with translation MAGEIVYADIKHTSSEHSSSLQRSDSQHHRIFLKVECAMIIILLVIVAVLSVLVIQFKSARQTEVDNESKKKYCTEQSKSEASSSIVSFDSSTVRTSCPTKDWRPHGGKCYWVAENENKKSWNESKNDCVMKNSRLMVIRNFTDTTFPWQNVRDSFWVGLRIPPGGELWTWLDNSTFDPKLFSNERETRSMKCAQVSSNKIIKASCEKNYPWICQL, from the exons ATGGCTGGAGAGATAGTCTATGCTGATATCAAACATACATCTTCAGAACATTCATCTTCACTCCAGAGATCTG ATTCTCAACACCACAGAATTTTCCTGAAAGTTGAATGTGCAATGATTATCATTCTTCTTGTAATAGTAGCTGTGCTGAGCGTGCTTG TTATTCAGTTCAAATCTGCAAGACAAACTGAAGTGGAtaatgaatcaaagaagaaatattgtaCTGAGCAAAGTAAATCTGAAGCAAGCAGCTCAATAG tttcttttgattcttctaCTGTTCGTACATCATGCCCCACCAAAGATTGGAGGCCACATGGGGGGAAATGCTACTGGGttgctgaaaatgaaaataagaaatcttGGAATGAGAGTAAAAATGACTGTGTCATGAAAAACTCACGTCTCATGGTGATCCGAAACTTCACTGATACG ACTTTCCCATGGCAAAACGTACGTGATTCATTTTGGGTTGGTTTGAGGATTCCTCCTGGAGGGGAATTATGGACCTGGTTGGACAACAGCACTTTTGACCCAAAGCT GTTTTCAAATGAACGAGAGACCCGGAGTATGAAGTGCGCCCAGGTGTCTTCTAACAAGATAATCAAAGCAAGTTGTGAGAAAAATTATCCATGGATTTGTCAATTATAA
- the LOC110143545 gene encoding killer cell lectin-like receptor subfamily B member 1B allele C isoform X1 → MAGEIVYADIKHTSSEHSSSLQRSGSLALQDIKQEGTPMKLSEISVRKDSQHHRIFLKVECAMIIILLVIVAVLSVLVIQFKSARQTEVDNESKKKYCTEQSKSEASSSIVSFDSSTVRTSCPTKDWRPHGGKCYWVAENENKKSWNESKNDCVMKNSRLMVIRNFTDTTFPWQNVRDSFWVGLRIPPGGELWTWLDNSTFDPKLFSNERETRSMKCAQVSSNKIIKASCEKNYPWICQL, encoded by the exons ATGGCTGGAGAGATAGTCTATGCTGATATCAAACATACATCTTCAGAACATTCATCTTCACTCCAGAGATCTG gtTCATTGGCTCTCCAAGATATAAAACAAGAGGGTACCCCCATGAAACTGAGTGAAATATCAGTGAGAAAAG ATTCTCAACACCACAGAATTTTCCTGAAAGTTGAATGTGCAATGATTATCATTCTTCTTGTAATAGTAGCTGTGCTGAGCGTGCTTG TTATTCAGTTCAAATCTGCAAGACAAACTGAAGTGGAtaatgaatcaaagaagaaatattgtaCTGAGCAAAGTAAATCTGAAGCAAGCAGCTCAATAG tttcttttgattcttctaCTGTTCGTACATCATGCCCCACCAAAGATTGGAGGCCACATGGGGGGAAATGCTACTGGGttgctgaaaatgaaaataagaaatcttGGAATGAGAGTAAAAATGACTGTGTCATGAAAAACTCACGTCTCATGGTGATCCGAAACTTCACTGATACG ACTTTCCCATGGCAAAACGTACGTGATTCATTTTGGGTTGGTTTGAGGATTCCTCCTGGAGGGGAATTATGGACCTGGTTGGACAACAGCACTTTTGACCCAAAGCT GTTTTCAAATGAACGAGAGACCCGGAGTATGAAGTGCGCCCAGGTGTCTTCTAACAAGATAATCAAAGCAAGTTGTGAGAAAAATTATCCATGGATTTGTCAATTATAA